From the Astatotilapia calliptera chromosome 6, fAstCal1.2, whole genome shotgun sequence genome, one window contains:
- the ogal gene encoding protein O-GlcNAcase has protein sequence MSKPDSTKRQPVTGTGRFISGVVEGFYGRPWTMEQRTELFKREQKWGLNTYLYAPKDDYKHRMYWRDLYAAEEAEQLTSLISAAKQHDVEFVYAISPGLDITFSNPKEVAALKRKLDQVKEFGCRSFSLLFDDIETEMCPADKQAFSSFAHAQVAITNEVYMHLGEPEVFLFCPTDYCAVFCTPSVTQSSYLNTVGEKLLPGIDVLWTGPKVVSHKISVESIEEVSSVLKRAPVIWDNIHANDYDPQRLFLGPYKDRPTDLIPKLKGVLTNPNCEFYPNFVAVHTLATWCKAPAEGTPRDVEMGDEEQDPCYSPQKALNLALTDWLEEFMSTDQPGGPCHPRLKKESSEEEPMQTDMGESPYIPGPGENPLYTAEPLTLDDLKLLSDLFYLPYEHGTTARTMLQELDWLKNQSQAAAAETDKTAEWCSRAQQFDNMCEAVVQMFNRLSNAPNRSILYDLYNYICDIKSGVGLARAYVKTLGGHSQPSAQLLNDDPEPWGFRGGLSGEFQRMLPGHGNRDLFRHPPMTAVYCIRPYCPEDKPEVERIFREMQKAGEGNSALMAQSPLISDSLSAGEISPSPLCGLILEDDLGLCGYALALTDAKPAAAKIQRAVSGSVFEEFPSVIALEMLPRVTDPSPAKRMIGQLLSSIRSSGSRGAFCELRQSNRRMLDFYSKLGSFKLVQMDGLPQDILVMATSL, from the exons ATGTCGAAACCGGACAGTACCAAGCGACAGCCCGTCACCGGGACTGGGCGCTTCATCAGCGGCGTAGTAGAAG GCTTTTATGGGCGGCCGTGGACTATGGAGCAAAGAACAGAACTGTTTAAGAG GGAACAGAAGTGGGGTTTGAACACATACCTGTACGCCCCCAAGGATGATTACAAACACAGGATGTACTGGAGAGACTTGTACGCTGCTGAGGAGGCGG AACAACTAACGAGCCTGATATCAGCAGCGAAACAGCACGACGTCGAGTTCGTCTATGCAATCTCACCCGGTCTGGACATTACTTTCTCCAACCCTAAAGAAGTAGCTGCCCTGAAGAGGAAACTAGATCAG GTCAAGGAGTTTGGCTGCAGGTCTTTCTCTTTACTCTTTGACGACATCGAGACTGAGATGTGTCCAGCTGACAAGCAGGCTTTCAGCTCCTTCGCCCACGCTCAAGTGGCCATCACTAACGAGGTGTACATGCACTTAGGAGAGCCCGAAGTCTTTCTCTTCTGTCCTACAG ATTACTGTGCTGTCTTCTGTACGCCCAGTGTAACCCAGTCCTCGTACCTGAACACTGTGGGAGAGAAGCTCCTACCTGGCATTGACGTACTGTGGACTG gtCCAAAAGTAGTATCCCACAAAATCTCAGTTGAATCCATAGAGGAGGTATCCTCAGTCCTGAAGAGGGCACCAGTCATCTGGGACAACATTCATGCCAATGATTATGATCCCCAAAGGCTTTTCCTTGGACCCTATaag gatAGACCCACTGATCTGATCCCAAAACTGAAAGGAGTGCTCACAAATCCCAATTGTGAGTTTTACCCAAACTTCGTGGCCGTTCACACTCTGGCGACATGGTGTAAAGCACCTGCCGAAGGAACACCGAGGGATGTGGAGATGG GTGATGAAGAGCAGGATCCTTGCTACAGCCCACAGAAAGCCCTGAATCTGGCCCTCACTGACTGGCTGGAGGAGTTCATGAGCACAGATCAACCAGGAG GCCCTTGTCATCCTCGCCTGAAGAAAGAGTCATCAGAAGAGGAGCCCATGCAGACTGACATGGGTGAGAGCCCCTACATTCCTGGTCCCGGGGAGAACCCATTGTACACAGCTGAGCCTCTGACCCTGGATGACCTgaagctgctgtcagacctcTTCTACCTGCCCTACGAACACGGTACCACAGCCAGGACCATGCTGCAGGAGCTGGACTGGCTCAAAAACCAAAGtcaggcagcagctgcagagacagacaag acAGCAGAGTGGTGCTCAAGAGCCCAGCAGTTCGATAACATGTGTGAGGCAGTGGTGCAGATGTTCAACCGCCTGTCAAATGCCCCGAACCGCAGCATCCTGTACGATCTGTACAACTACATCTGTGACATCAAGAGTGGGGTCGGTCTGGCTCGAGCCTACGTGAAAACACTAG GAGGCCACAGCCAACCCTCAGCCCAGTTATTGAACGATGATCCTGAACCTTGGGGCTTCAGAGGAGGCCTGTCTGGAGAATTCCAG AGGATGCTGCCAGGACATGGAAACAGAGACCTGTTCAGACATCCTCCCATGACAGCAGTTTACTGCATACGACCCTACTGCCCTGAGGACAAG cCAGAGGTAGAGAGGATTTTTAGGGAGATGCAGAAAGCAGGAGAAGGCAACTCTGCTCTGATGGCTCAGTCTCCACTTATCAGTGACAG CCTGTCAGCAGGTGAAATCTCTCCTTCCCCTCTCTGTGGTCTTATCCTGGAGGATGACCTCGGGCTGTGTGGTTATGCACTGGCCCTCACTGATGCCAAACCAGCTGCAGCCAAGATCCAG AGGGCAGTAAGTGGTTCAGTGTTTGAAGAGTTCCCCTCAGTGATTGCTCTGGAAATGCTCCCTCGGGTCACTGATCCTTCTCCAGCCAAGCGCATGATTGGTCAGCTGTTGTCCTCCATCAGGAGCAGTG gGTCTAGAGGAGCCTTTTGTGAGTTGAGGCAGAGCAATCGGAGGATGCTCGACTTTTATTCCAAACTGGGCTCCTTCAAACTCGTACAGATGGACGGGCTACCGCAAGACATCCTTGTAATGGCAACGagcctgtga
- the cant1b gene encoding soluble calcium-activated nucleotidase 1b isoform X2, translating into MDSRADLQTVYTRSPYLCFRGRVDAGHNHPQTTDSKDEKDTSMTSFGMAARGLPLALASMTQTATSDTRFHPKWRAIAVATLFALVLMLYLHRTVEDWERPTKGYYRNRVHSFQMLDEGEDDLFRDTNRQIARKLGRQQRREKPYNHTYPLSPPEKTLHGTRYRIGVIADLDKASQSSKDQTWFSYMKRGHLTVSASGDRLEVEWDAETVTLESHLAEKGRGMELSELVAFNGHLYTVDDRTGVVYRIEGNQAVPWVILPDGDGSVSKGFKAEWLAVKDEHLFVGGLGKEWTTTSGDVINNNPEWVKVVGVSGEVEHQNWVPHYNALRSATGIKPPGYLIHESAAWSERLQRWFFLPRRASHERYEETADERRATNLLLSCPADIRSVSVQRVGPLNLTRGFSSFKFVPDTDDQIILALKSEEDAGKIATYIIAFTLDGQVLLPETKIGDVKYEGLEFI; encoded by the exons ATGGACAGCCGGGCTGATTTACAGACTGTCTACACCAG GTCGCCTTATCTCTGCTTTCGTGGCCGTGTGGACGCAG GCCATAATCACCCCCAGACCACAGACAGTAAGGATGAAAAGGATACTTCAATGACCTCCTTTGGCATGGCTGCGCGAGGCCTCCCTTTGGCCTTAGCATCCATGACTCAAACTGCTACCTCCGACACGCGCTTCCACCCAAAATGGCGAGCGATTGCCGTGGCGACCCTGTTCGCTTTAGTGCTCATGTTATATTTGCACCGGACCGTAGAGGACTGGGAGCGTCCAACCAAAGGTTACTACCGGAACAGGGTTCACAGCTTTCAAATGCTCGATGAGGGTGAAGATGACTTATTCAGGGACACCAATAGACAAATTGCACGAAAACTCGGCCGCCAGCAGAGGAGGGAAAAACCGTACAATCACACATATCCTTTGAGTCCACCTGAGAAGACGCTGCACGGCACCCGTTACCGCATAGGAGTGATTGCAGACTTGGACAAAGCGTCACAGAGCTCAAAGGATCAGACGTGGTTCAGCTACATGAAAAGAGGTCACCTGACTGTTTCAGCCTCCGGCGACAGACTGGAAGTGGAATGGGATGCGGAGACGGTCACCCTGGAGAGTCATCTGGCTGAGAAAGGACGAG GTATGGAGCTATCTGAGCTGGTAGCATTCAATGGTCACCTGTATACTGTGGACGACCGTACAGGTGTGGTGTACAGGATTGAGGGCAACCAGGCAGTTCCTTGGGTTATATTACCTGATGGTGATGGCTCAGTCTCCAAAG GTTTCAAGGCAGAGTGGCTTGCAGTAAAGGATGAGCACCTGTTTGTTGGAGGCCTGGGGAAGGAATGGACGACGACTTCTGGGGACGTCATCAACAACAATCCCGAGTGGGTAAAAGTTGTTGGTGTCAGTGGGGAGGTGGAGCATCAAAACTGGGTGCCGCACTACAACGCCCTACGGAGTGCAacggggatcaaaccaccag GCTACCTTATCCACGAATCAGCAGCTTGGAGTGAGCGTCTCCAGCGGTGGTTCTTCCTCCCTCGCCGTGCCAGTCACGAGCGTTATGAAGAGACGGCAGATGAGCGGCGTGCCACCAACCTCCTCTTGTCCTGCCCTGCAGACATCCGCTCCGTCAGCGTGCAGCGCGTCGGACCGCTCAACCTCACACGTGGCTTCTCCTCTTTTAAATTTGTCCCAGACACAGATGATCAAATCATCCTAGCCCTAAAatcagaggaggatgcaggcAAGATTGCCACCTACATCATAGCGTTTACACTAGACGGCCAGGTGCTGCTGCCTGAGACAAAGATAGGAGATGTAAAATATGAAGGGCTAGAGTTTATTTGA
- the cant1b gene encoding soluble calcium-activated nucleotidase 1b isoform X3, with the protein MLADASCVANGSRSPYLCFRGRVDAGHNHPQTTDSKDEKDTSMTSFGMAARGLPLALASMTQTATSDTRFHPKWRAIAVATLFALVLMLYLHRTVEDWERPTKGYYRNRVHSFQMLDEGEDDLFRDTNRQIARKLGRQQRREKPYNHTYPLSPPEKTLHGTRYRIGVIADLDKASQSSKDQTWFSYMKRGHLTVSASGDRLEVEWDAETVTLESHLAEKGRGMELSELVAFNGHLYTVDDRTGVVYRIEGNQAVPWVILPDGDGSVSKGFKAEWLAVKDEHLFVGGLGKEWTTTSGDVINNNPEWVKVVGVSGEVEHQNWVPHYNALRSATGIKPPGYLIHESAAWSERLQRWFFLPRRASHERYEETADERRATNLLLSCPADIRSVSVQRVGPLNLTRGFSSFKFVPDTDDQIILALKSEEDAGKIATYIIAFTLDGQVLLPETKIGDVKYEGLEFI; encoded by the exons ATGCTAGCCGACGCTAGCTGCGTGGCTAACGGGAGCCG GTCGCCTTATCTCTGCTTTCGTGGCCGTGTGGACGCAG GCCATAATCACCCCCAGACCACAGACAGTAAGGATGAAAAGGATACTTCAATGACCTCCTTTGGCATGGCTGCGCGAGGCCTCCCTTTGGCCTTAGCATCCATGACTCAAACTGCTACCTCCGACACGCGCTTCCACCCAAAATGGCGAGCGATTGCCGTGGCGACCCTGTTCGCTTTAGTGCTCATGTTATATTTGCACCGGACCGTAGAGGACTGGGAGCGTCCAACCAAAGGTTACTACCGGAACAGGGTTCACAGCTTTCAAATGCTCGATGAGGGTGAAGATGACTTATTCAGGGACACCAATAGACAAATTGCACGAAAACTCGGCCGCCAGCAGAGGAGGGAAAAACCGTACAATCACACATATCCTTTGAGTCCACCTGAGAAGACGCTGCACGGCACCCGTTACCGCATAGGAGTGATTGCAGACTTGGACAAAGCGTCACAGAGCTCAAAGGATCAGACGTGGTTCAGCTACATGAAAAGAGGTCACCTGACTGTTTCAGCCTCCGGCGACAGACTGGAAGTGGAATGGGATGCGGAGACGGTCACCCTGGAGAGTCATCTGGCTGAGAAAGGACGAG GTATGGAGCTATCTGAGCTGGTAGCATTCAATGGTCACCTGTATACTGTGGACGACCGTACAGGTGTGGTGTACAGGATTGAGGGCAACCAGGCAGTTCCTTGGGTTATATTACCTGATGGTGATGGCTCAGTCTCCAAAG GTTTCAAGGCAGAGTGGCTTGCAGTAAAGGATGAGCACCTGTTTGTTGGAGGCCTGGGGAAGGAATGGACGACGACTTCTGGGGACGTCATCAACAACAATCCCGAGTGGGTAAAAGTTGTTGGTGTCAGTGGGGAGGTGGAGCATCAAAACTGGGTGCCGCACTACAACGCCCTACGGAGTGCAacggggatcaaaccaccag GCTACCTTATCCACGAATCAGCAGCTTGGAGTGAGCGTCTCCAGCGGTGGTTCTTCCTCCCTCGCCGTGCCAGTCACGAGCGTTATGAAGAGACGGCAGATGAGCGGCGTGCCACCAACCTCCTCTTGTCCTGCCCTGCAGACATCCGCTCCGTCAGCGTGCAGCGCGTCGGACCGCTCAACCTCACACGTGGCTTCTCCTCTTTTAAATTTGTCCCAGACACAGATGATCAAATCATCCTAGCCCTAAAatcagaggaggatgcaggcAAGATTGCCACCTACATCATAGCGTTTACACTAGACGGCCAGGTGCTGCTGCCTGAGACAAAGATAGGAGATGTAAAATATGAAGGGCTAGAGTTTATTTGA
- the cant1b gene encoding soluble calcium-activated nucleotidase 1b isoform X1 — protein MLNEGWRKGGREFIMGCVQRRRNMTVVACSGVKRRGKGHNHPQTTDSKDEKDTSMTSFGMAARGLPLALASMTQTATSDTRFHPKWRAIAVATLFALVLMLYLHRTVEDWERPTKGYYRNRVHSFQMLDEGEDDLFRDTNRQIARKLGRQQRREKPYNHTYPLSPPEKTLHGTRYRIGVIADLDKASQSSKDQTWFSYMKRGHLTVSASGDRLEVEWDAETVTLESHLAEKGRGMELSELVAFNGHLYTVDDRTGVVYRIEGNQAVPWVILPDGDGSVSKGFKAEWLAVKDEHLFVGGLGKEWTTTSGDVINNNPEWVKVVGVSGEVEHQNWVPHYNALRSATGIKPPGYLIHESAAWSERLQRWFFLPRRASHERYEETADERRATNLLLSCPADIRSVSVQRVGPLNLTRGFSSFKFVPDTDDQIILALKSEEDAGKIATYIIAFTLDGQVLLPETKIGDVKYEGLEFI, from the exons ATGTTGAACGAGGGCTGGCGGAAGGGGGGCAGGGAGTTTATTATGGGATGCGTGCAAAGGAGAAGAAACATGACAGTCGTGGCGTGTTCAGGAGTGAAGAGGCGAGGCAAGG GCCATAATCACCCCCAGACCACAGACAGTAAGGATGAAAAGGATACTTCAATGACCTCCTTTGGCATGGCTGCGCGAGGCCTCCCTTTGGCCTTAGCATCCATGACTCAAACTGCTACCTCCGACACGCGCTTCCACCCAAAATGGCGAGCGATTGCCGTGGCGACCCTGTTCGCTTTAGTGCTCATGTTATATTTGCACCGGACCGTAGAGGACTGGGAGCGTCCAACCAAAGGTTACTACCGGAACAGGGTTCACAGCTTTCAAATGCTCGATGAGGGTGAAGATGACTTATTCAGGGACACCAATAGACAAATTGCACGAAAACTCGGCCGCCAGCAGAGGAGGGAAAAACCGTACAATCACACATATCCTTTGAGTCCACCTGAGAAGACGCTGCACGGCACCCGTTACCGCATAGGAGTGATTGCAGACTTGGACAAAGCGTCACAGAGCTCAAAGGATCAGACGTGGTTCAGCTACATGAAAAGAGGTCACCTGACTGTTTCAGCCTCCGGCGACAGACTGGAAGTGGAATGGGATGCGGAGACGGTCACCCTGGAGAGTCATCTGGCTGAGAAAGGACGAG GTATGGAGCTATCTGAGCTGGTAGCATTCAATGGTCACCTGTATACTGTGGACGACCGTACAGGTGTGGTGTACAGGATTGAGGGCAACCAGGCAGTTCCTTGGGTTATATTACCTGATGGTGATGGCTCAGTCTCCAAAG GTTTCAAGGCAGAGTGGCTTGCAGTAAAGGATGAGCACCTGTTTGTTGGAGGCCTGGGGAAGGAATGGACGACGACTTCTGGGGACGTCATCAACAACAATCCCGAGTGGGTAAAAGTTGTTGGTGTCAGTGGGGAGGTGGAGCATCAAAACTGGGTGCCGCACTACAACGCCCTACGGAGTGCAacggggatcaaaccaccag GCTACCTTATCCACGAATCAGCAGCTTGGAGTGAGCGTCTCCAGCGGTGGTTCTTCCTCCCTCGCCGTGCCAGTCACGAGCGTTATGAAGAGACGGCAGATGAGCGGCGTGCCACCAACCTCCTCTTGTCCTGCCCTGCAGACATCCGCTCCGTCAGCGTGCAGCGCGTCGGACCGCTCAACCTCACACGTGGCTTCTCCTCTTTTAAATTTGTCCCAGACACAGATGATCAAATCATCCTAGCCCTAAAatcagaggaggatgcaggcAAGATTGCCACCTACATCATAGCGTTTACACTAGACGGCCAGGTGCTGCTGCCTGAGACAAAGATAGGAGATGTAAAATATGAAGGGCTAGAGTTTATTTGA
- the cant1b gene encoding soluble calcium-activated nucleotidase 1b isoform X4, with protein MKGHNHPQTTDSKDEKDTSMTSFGMAARGLPLALASMTQTATSDTRFHPKWRAIAVATLFALVLMLYLHRTVEDWERPTKGYYRNRVHSFQMLDEGEDDLFRDTNRQIARKLGRQQRREKPYNHTYPLSPPEKTLHGTRYRIGVIADLDKASQSSKDQTWFSYMKRGHLTVSASGDRLEVEWDAETVTLESHLAEKGRGMELSELVAFNGHLYTVDDRTGVVYRIEGNQAVPWVILPDGDGSVSKGFKAEWLAVKDEHLFVGGLGKEWTTTSGDVINNNPEWVKVVGVSGEVEHQNWVPHYNALRSATGIKPPGYLIHESAAWSERLQRWFFLPRRASHERYEETADERRATNLLLSCPADIRSVSVQRVGPLNLTRGFSSFKFVPDTDDQIILALKSEEDAGKIATYIIAFTLDGQVLLPETKIGDVKYEGLEFI; from the exons ATGAAGG GCCATAATCACCCCCAGACCACAGACAGTAAGGATGAAAAGGATACTTCAATGACCTCCTTTGGCATGGCTGCGCGAGGCCTCCCTTTGGCCTTAGCATCCATGACTCAAACTGCTACCTCCGACACGCGCTTCCACCCAAAATGGCGAGCGATTGCCGTGGCGACCCTGTTCGCTTTAGTGCTCATGTTATATTTGCACCGGACCGTAGAGGACTGGGAGCGTCCAACCAAAGGTTACTACCGGAACAGGGTTCACAGCTTTCAAATGCTCGATGAGGGTGAAGATGACTTATTCAGGGACACCAATAGACAAATTGCACGAAAACTCGGCCGCCAGCAGAGGAGGGAAAAACCGTACAATCACACATATCCTTTGAGTCCACCTGAGAAGACGCTGCACGGCACCCGTTACCGCATAGGAGTGATTGCAGACTTGGACAAAGCGTCACAGAGCTCAAAGGATCAGACGTGGTTCAGCTACATGAAAAGAGGTCACCTGACTGTTTCAGCCTCCGGCGACAGACTGGAAGTGGAATGGGATGCGGAGACGGTCACCCTGGAGAGTCATCTGGCTGAGAAAGGACGAG GTATGGAGCTATCTGAGCTGGTAGCATTCAATGGTCACCTGTATACTGTGGACGACCGTACAGGTGTGGTGTACAGGATTGAGGGCAACCAGGCAGTTCCTTGGGTTATATTACCTGATGGTGATGGCTCAGTCTCCAAAG GTTTCAAGGCAGAGTGGCTTGCAGTAAAGGATGAGCACCTGTTTGTTGGAGGCCTGGGGAAGGAATGGACGACGACTTCTGGGGACGTCATCAACAACAATCCCGAGTGGGTAAAAGTTGTTGGTGTCAGTGGGGAGGTGGAGCATCAAAACTGGGTGCCGCACTACAACGCCCTACGGAGTGCAacggggatcaaaccaccag GCTACCTTATCCACGAATCAGCAGCTTGGAGTGAGCGTCTCCAGCGGTGGTTCTTCCTCCCTCGCCGTGCCAGTCACGAGCGTTATGAAGAGACGGCAGATGAGCGGCGTGCCACCAACCTCCTCTTGTCCTGCCCTGCAGACATCCGCTCCGTCAGCGTGCAGCGCGTCGGACCGCTCAACCTCACACGTGGCTTCTCCTCTTTTAAATTTGTCCCAGACACAGATGATCAAATCATCCTAGCCCTAAAatcagaggaggatgcaggcAAGATTGCCACCTACATCATAGCGTTTACACTAGACGGCCAGGTGCTGCTGCCTGAGACAAAGATAGGAGATGTAAAATATGAAGGGCTAGAGTTTATTTGA
- the cant1b gene encoding soluble calcium-activated nucleotidase 1b isoform X5, which yields MTSFGMAARGLPLALASMTQTATSDTRFHPKWRAIAVATLFALVLMLYLHRTVEDWERPTKGYYRNRVHSFQMLDEGEDDLFRDTNRQIARKLGRQQRREKPYNHTYPLSPPEKTLHGTRYRIGVIADLDKASQSSKDQTWFSYMKRGHLTVSASGDRLEVEWDAETVTLESHLAEKGRGMELSELVAFNGHLYTVDDRTGVVYRIEGNQAVPWVILPDGDGSVSKGFKAEWLAVKDEHLFVGGLGKEWTTTSGDVINNNPEWVKVVGVSGEVEHQNWVPHYNALRSATGIKPPGYLIHESAAWSERLQRWFFLPRRASHERYEETADERRATNLLLSCPADIRSVSVQRVGPLNLTRGFSSFKFVPDTDDQIILALKSEEDAGKIATYIIAFTLDGQVLLPETKIGDVKYEGLEFI from the exons ATGACCTCCTTTGGCATGGCTGCGCGAGGCCTCCCTTTGGCCTTAGCATCCATGACTCAAACTGCTACCTCCGACACGCGCTTCCACCCAAAATGGCGAGCGATTGCCGTGGCGACCCTGTTCGCTTTAGTGCTCATGTTATATTTGCACCGGACCGTAGAGGACTGGGAGCGTCCAACCAAAGGTTACTACCGGAACAGGGTTCACAGCTTTCAAATGCTCGATGAGGGTGAAGATGACTTATTCAGGGACACCAATAGACAAATTGCACGAAAACTCGGCCGCCAGCAGAGGAGGGAAAAACCGTACAATCACACATATCCTTTGAGTCCACCTGAGAAGACGCTGCACGGCACCCGTTACCGCATAGGAGTGATTGCAGACTTGGACAAAGCGTCACAGAGCTCAAAGGATCAGACGTGGTTCAGCTACATGAAAAGAGGTCACCTGACTGTTTCAGCCTCCGGCGACAGACTGGAAGTGGAATGGGATGCGGAGACGGTCACCCTGGAGAGTCATCTGGCTGAGAAAGGACGAG GTATGGAGCTATCTGAGCTGGTAGCATTCAATGGTCACCTGTATACTGTGGACGACCGTACAGGTGTGGTGTACAGGATTGAGGGCAACCAGGCAGTTCCTTGGGTTATATTACCTGATGGTGATGGCTCAGTCTCCAAAG GTTTCAAGGCAGAGTGGCTTGCAGTAAAGGATGAGCACCTGTTTGTTGGAGGCCTGGGGAAGGAATGGACGACGACTTCTGGGGACGTCATCAACAACAATCCCGAGTGGGTAAAAGTTGTTGGTGTCAGTGGGGAGGTGGAGCATCAAAACTGGGTGCCGCACTACAACGCCCTACGGAGTGCAacggggatcaaaccaccag GCTACCTTATCCACGAATCAGCAGCTTGGAGTGAGCGTCTCCAGCGGTGGTTCTTCCTCCCTCGCCGTGCCAGTCACGAGCGTTATGAAGAGACGGCAGATGAGCGGCGTGCCACCAACCTCCTCTTGTCCTGCCCTGCAGACATCCGCTCCGTCAGCGTGCAGCGCGTCGGACCGCTCAACCTCACACGTGGCTTCTCCTCTTTTAAATTTGTCCCAGACACAGATGATCAAATCATCCTAGCCCTAAAatcagaggaggatgcaggcAAGATTGCCACCTACATCATAGCGTTTACACTAGACGGCCAGGTGCTGCTGCCTGAGACAAAGATAGGAGATGTAAAATATGAAGGGCTAGAGTTTATTTGA
- the afmid gene encoding kynurenine formamidase isoform X2: MAQTLLNVPYGEGDGEKLDVYIPNINSLDVHLVVYIHGGYWQFLSKEESGFMAVPLIDKGVVVVAVGYDIAPKGNMDLMVSQVRRSIVSVVQQYSHISGLYLCGHSAGAHLAAMVLSTDWSQYSITPQIKGAFLVSGIYDLLPILSTYVNEPLKMTEEVAVRNSPSKLVPQLKLSSCSCQIVVAVAENDSPEFRKQSEEFYKTLEASGLNVTMEDVANTDHFSIIEKLVDGEYHLTKLLLKMMGKS, encoded by the exons ATGGCTCAAACTTTACTCAATGTCCCATATGGGGAAGGAGATGGAGAGAAACTGGACGTCTATATACCCAACATCAACTCTCTGG ATGTCCACCTTGTTGTTTACATACATGGAGGCTACTGGCAGTTTCTCAG CAAAGAGGAGTCTGGGTTCATGGCTGTTCCGCTCATTGATAAAGGTGTAGTGGTGGTTGCAGTCGGTTACGACATTGCACCCAAAG GTAACATGGACCTGATGGTATCACAAGTTCGCAGGAGTATTGTGTCTGTCGTTCAGCAGTATTCTCACATCAG TGGTCTGTACCTGTGTGGCCACTCTGCTGGGGCACACCTGGCTGCAATGGTCCTCTCAACTGACTGGTCGCAGTACAGCATCACTCCCCAGATTAAAG GTGCTTTTCTTGTGAGTGGCATCTATGACCTCCTGCCCATCTTGTCCACCTACGTCAACGAGCCTTTGAAGATGACAGA GGAGGTGGCAGTTAGGAACAGCCCCAGCAAGCTGGTCCCTCAGCTCAAACTCTcctcctgcagctgtcagattGTTGTGGCTGTTGCTGAGAACGACTCGCCAGAGTTTCGCAAGCAGTCTGAGGAATTTTACAAA ACTTTGGAGGCGTCAGGGCTGAATGTCACCATGGAGGATGTGGCGAATACAGATCACTTCAGTATTATTGAGAAGCTGGTTGACGGAGAGTATCACCTAACAAAG CTTCTCCTGAAGATGATGGGGAAGAGCTGA
- the afmid gene encoding kynurenine formamidase isoform X1 gives MHWTEMKKDELERQYSPSRWSPRMSADDVIKAHVKALKEGTERARGMAQTLLNVPYGEGDGEKLDVYIPNINSLDVHLVVYIHGGYWQFLSKEESGFMAVPLIDKGVVVVAVGYDIAPKGNMDLMVSQVRRSIVSVVQQYSHISGLYLCGHSAGAHLAAMVLSTDWSQYSITPQIKGAFLVSGIYDLLPILSTYVNEPLKMTEEVAVRNSPSKLVPQLKLSSCSCQIVVAVAENDSPEFRKQSEEFYKTLEASGLNVTMEDVANTDHFSIIEKLVDGEYHLTKLLLKMMGKS, from the exons GAGCTCGAGAGGCAGTATTCCCCCAGCAGGTGGTCCCCCAGGATGTCGGCCGACGACGTGATCAAAGCCCACGTGAAGGCTTTAAAGGAAG GTACGGAGCGAGCCCGTGGTATGGCTCAAACTTTACTCAATGTCCCATATGGGGAAGGAGATGGAGAGAAACTGGACGTCTATATACCCAACATCAACTCTCTGG ATGTCCACCTTGTTGTTTACATACATGGAGGCTACTGGCAGTTTCTCAG CAAAGAGGAGTCTGGGTTCATGGCTGTTCCGCTCATTGATAAAGGTGTAGTGGTGGTTGCAGTCGGTTACGACATTGCACCCAAAG GTAACATGGACCTGATGGTATCACAAGTTCGCAGGAGTATTGTGTCTGTCGTTCAGCAGTATTCTCACATCAG TGGTCTGTACCTGTGTGGCCACTCTGCTGGGGCACACCTGGCTGCAATGGTCCTCTCAACTGACTGGTCGCAGTACAGCATCACTCCCCAGATTAAAG GTGCTTTTCTTGTGAGTGGCATCTATGACCTCCTGCCCATCTTGTCCACCTACGTCAACGAGCCTTTGAAGATGACAGA GGAGGTGGCAGTTAGGAACAGCCCCAGCAAGCTGGTCCCTCAGCTCAAACTCTcctcctgcagctgtcagattGTTGTGGCTGTTGCTGAGAACGACTCGCCAGAGTTTCGCAAGCAGTCTGAGGAATTTTACAAA ACTTTGGAGGCGTCAGGGCTGAATGTCACCATGGAGGATGTGGCGAATACAGATCACTTCAGTATTATTGAGAAGCTGGTTGACGGAGAGTATCACCTAACAAAG CTTCTCCTGAAGATGATGGGGAAGAGCTGA